One Rhododendron vialii isolate Sample 1 chromosome 2a, ASM3025357v1 genomic region harbors:
- the LOC131311887 gene encoding U4/U6 small nuclear ribonucleoprotein Prp31 homolog, which yields MADGGDMADLENFNYDDIDGVSKLQKTRRYIDTMLKVEDFLEKGFDMSKNGAVLEDDPEYQLVIDCDALLVAIENEIVIIHNFIRDGYRLKFPELKSLVHHPIDYARVVKRIGNQMDLTVVDLEGLVPSAIIMVVSIAASTTSGKALAKEVLRKTIDACDRALALDSSKKKLLDCVESRMGHIAPNLSAIVGSAVAAKLMGTAGGLSALAEMPGCNVQCLGAKKKKLAGFSTVTSQCRVGYIEQAEIFQSTPPFLRMRACRLVSAKSTLAARFDSNKVDPTGKTAGRAFRDVIHRKIEKWQEPPPAKQPKPLPVPDSKPNKKGLRWRSVSS from the coding sequence ATGGCTGATGGTGGCGACATGGCTGATTTAGAAAACTTTAATTACGATGATATAGACGGTGTCTCTAAGTTGCAGAAAACCCGGCGGTACATTGATACAATGCTGAAAGTTGAAGATTTCCTTGAAAAGGGCTTTGATATGTCGAAGAATGGCGCAGTTCTTGAAGACGATCCCGAGTACCAGCTAGTAATAGACTGCGATGCATTGTTAGTTGCCATTGAGAATGAGATTGTCATCATCCATAATTTTATCCGAGACGGGTATCGATTGAAATTTCCCGAGCTCAAATCACTTGTTCATCACCCTATTGATTATGCTCGAGTGGTTAAAAGGATCGGCAATCAGATGGACTTGACCGTTGTCGATTTGGAAGGCCTTGTACCGTCTGCCATTATCATGGTGGTTTCCATTGCGGCTTCAACCACTAGCGGTAAAGCACTTGCAAAGGAAGTCCTAAGAAAGACAATTGACGCGTGTGATCgtgctcttgctcttgattcGTCAAAGAAAAAGTTGCTTGATTGTGTGGAGAGTAGGATGGGACATATTGCACCGAATCTCTCCGCTATTGTTGGGAGTGCAGTTGCGGCGAAACTTATGGGGACTGCTGGTGGTCTATCGGCATTGGCTGAGATGCCTGGTTGCAATGTCCAGTGCCTTGGtgctaagaagaagaagttggcAGGTTTTTCTACTGTAACATCCCAGTGTCGTGTGGGCTATATTGAACAAGCAGAGATTTTTCAGAGTACACCCCCTTTTCTAAGGATGCGTGCCTGCCGGCTAGTGTCTGCAAAATCGACGCTGGCGGCACGTTTTGATTCTAACAAAGTAGATCCAACTGGGAAGACTGCAGGGAGAGCCTTTCGCGATGTGATTCATAGAAAGATTGAAAAGTGGCAAGAGCCACCACCAGCGAAGCAACCTAAACCGCTTCCGGTACCTGATTCTAAGCCCAATAAAAAGGGACTGAGGTGGCGGTCGGTTAGTTCCTGA